The following are from one region of the Nostoc cf. commune SO-36 genome:
- a CDS encoding chlorophyll a/b-binding protein, protein MALYPSDKTETAYNGKDRNAGDIGVTPQSELWNGRLAMIGFLAYLLWDLKGYSVLRDVLHLVS, encoded by the coding sequence ATGGCACTTTATCCTAGTGATAAAACTGAAACTGCATACAATGGCAAAGACCGCAATGCTGGTGATATTGGGGTAACTCCTCAGTCTGAACTTTGGAACGGTCGCTTGGCTATGATCGGTTTTCTAGCTTACCTACTTTGGGATCTCAAGGGTTATAGCGTATTGCGGGACGTACTTCACCTCGTTTCCTAA
- a CDS encoding ISAs1 family transposase — MKGHGRIEKRRVSICQSPNDITFWPGLKTIIRVQSERQTIRHNHIEVQNETRYYISSLSTTAQEFSERIRGYWGVENKVHYVRDVTQGEDASRIRTKPLPQIFAIARNFTLNLYRSQMFENMAQAQRLCSFGLDTLKQFFRMK; from the coding sequence ATAAAAGGTCATGGTCGAATCGAAAAACGTAGAGTTAGTATTTGTCAGTCGCCAAATGATATTACATTCTGGCCTGGTCTGAAAACTATCATCCGAGTCCAATCAGAACGTCAGACTATCAGGCACAATCATATTGAAGTCCAAAATGAAACACGTTATTACATATCTTCCTTAAGTACGACAGCCCAAGAGTTTAGCGAGCGCATCCGGGGATATTGGGGTGTTGAAAATAAAGTTCATTATGTTCGAGATGTAACTCAAGGAGAAGACGCTTCTAGAATTCGTACTAAACCTTTACCCCAGATTTTTGCTATCGCTCGTAATTTCACTCTGAATTTATATCGAAGTCAAATGTTTGAAAATATGGCACAAGCTCAACGATTATGTTCATTTGGGTTAGACACACTTAAGCAATTTTTTAGAATGAAATAG
- a CDS encoding CPXCG motif-containing cysteine-rich protein translates to MQNTAEYYCAYCGEPNLTFIDLSAGGQQSYVEDCQVCCNPNILYVRVDEDTLDIEIDTESES, encoded by the coding sequence ATGCAAAACACAGCCGAGTATTACTGCGCCTATTGCGGCGAACCGAACTTAACTTTTATTGACTTGAGTGCTGGAGGACAGCAATCCTACGTTGAAGATTGTCAAGTTTGCTGTAACCCAAATATTTTGTATGTGCGGGTTGATGAAGATACCCTAGATATCGAGATTGATACAGAATCCGAAAGTTGA
- a CDS encoding type II toxin-antitoxin system VapC family toxin, with translation MYLLDTNICIALLNENRQAVTKFNPFFSQCYLSIIVVSELYKGVYCSRQVAENLEILAQFLQLLPVEEFEIEAAIEFGKIQNELRIIGKPTGEFDALIAAVARSRDDILVTNNIEDFENIPNLKLDNWLET, from the coding sequence ATGTATCTATTAGATACCAACATTTGCATTGCACTGCTAAATGAAAATCGCCAAGCTGTTACTAAATTTAATCCATTTTTCAGCCAATGCTATCTGTCCATTATTGTAGTTTCAGAGCTATACAAAGGTGTTTATTGTTCTCGACAAGTAGCCGAGAATCTAGAGATATTAGCACAGTTTCTACAACTACTACCAGTGGAAGAATTTGAAATAGAAGCAGCTATTGAATTTGGCAAGATTCAAAATGAACTCCGAATAATTGGGAAACCAACTGGAGAATTTGATGCTTTAATTGCTGCTGTGGCTCGTTCTCGTGACGATATTCTTGTTACTAATAATATCGAAGATTTTGAAAATATTCCTAACTTAAAATTAGATAACTGGTTAGAAACTTGA
- a CDS encoding element excision factor XisH family protein — MGQYFTYFAVMSRNYRDRVLYIAVHEDVFTDIFEEEPLGKLILEDYKIPLIVFNPKREVIVRWILWSNTGS, encoded by the coding sequence ATTGGTCAGTACTTTACCTACTTTGCTGTAATGTCCCGCAATTATCGAGATAGGGTTTTGTATATCGCTGTTCATGAGGATGTTTTTACTGATATTTTTGAGGAAGAGCCGCTTGGTAAACTTATATTGGAAGACTACAAAATTCCTCTGATCGTTTTTAATCCAAAGCGAGAGGTTATAGTCCGATGGATACTCTGGAGCAATACAGGCAGCTAA
- a CDS encoding XisI protein: MDTLEQYRQLICSILTEHTKIPYSYGDIQHETIFDKEQDRYLVMILGREPVPELSPTATRRVHGCLIHVDIIDGKIWIQRDGTEEGLATELVRASVPKDRIVLGFRSEELRENSEFAIV, encoded by the coding sequence ATGGATACTCTGGAGCAATACAGGCAGCTAATTTGCAGCATTCTTACTGAACACACAAAAATTCCTTACTCTTACGGTGATATTCAGCATGAAACTATTTTTGATAAAGAACAGGATCGATATTTGGTGATGATTCTTGGTCGAGAACCAGTCCCAGAACTCTCTCCAACTGCAACGCGGCGCGTTCACGGCTGTCTGATTCACGTTGATATTATTGATGGCAAAATTTGGATTCAGCGTGATGGCACTGAAGAGGGGTTAGCAACGGAACTGGTTAGGGCTAGTGTGCCGAAGGATCGGATTGTATTGGGATTTCGGTCTGAAGAACTGCGGGAAAATTCCGAATTTGCGATTGTATAG
- a CDS encoding GNAT family N-acetyltransferase — MTNLWETERLIIRSWIPERDAEQAFVIYNDPEVTHFLGKASLVTSVESQRQRLIDNIEQSHRRNNGTGYWAIVEKQTTTIVGTIILKQLPDKDGLPTQDYEVGWHLRRASWGKGYATEAGRVMLN, encoded by the coding sequence ATGACAAATCTTTGGGAAACCGAACGCTTGATCATTCGCAGTTGGATACCCGAACGCGATGCCGAACAAGCGTTTGTAATTTATAATGACCCCGAAGTTACGCACTTTCTTGGTAAAGCTTCTCTGGTTACAAGTGTTGAGTCACAGCGTCAGCGTTTGATTGACAACATCGAGCAATCGCACCGACGCAACAATGGTACTGGATATTGGGCAATTGTCGAAAAGCAAACTACAACAATTGTAGGAACTATCATTCTCAAACAATTGCCCGACAAAGATGGTTTACCCACTCAAGATTATGAGGTAGGCTGGCACTTGAGGCGAGCTTCTTGGGGTAAAGGGTATGCAACAGAAGCAGGGCGAGTTATGCTCAATTAA
- the cofG gene encoding 7,8-didemethyl-8-hydroxy-5-deazariboflavin synthase subunit CofG translates to MSINNSRLVTYSPAYTIVPTYECFNRCSYCNFRSEPGKSPWMSISDAESILKLLQNEKVCEILILSGEVHPHSPKRQAWFERIYDLCELALSMGFLPHTNAGPLSFEEMQKLKRVNVSMGLMLEQLTPTLLNSVHRHAPSKLPEVRLQQLQWAGELQIPFTTGLLLGIGETVDDWWETLTAISELHQRYHHIQEVILQPHSPGHQQTFDAPPFDPHELPEVIAKARQILPPDITIQIPPNLVKDDCWLLACIEAGARDLGGIGPKDEVNPDYPHVQEQALREILQPAGWELVARSPVYPQFDSWLSGELQTAVKRWQKTLTPAFLV, encoded by the coding sequence ATGTCAATTAATAATTCTCGTCTTGTCACTTACAGCCCTGCTTATACAATCGTTCCTACTTACGAGTGCTTTAATCGCTGTAGCTATTGCAACTTTCGCAGCGAACCGGGTAAAAGTCCCTGGATGAGTATTTCAGATGCAGAAAGTATTTTAAAGTTACTTCAAAACGAAAAAGTCTGTGAAATCCTCATCCTTAGCGGTGAAGTGCATCCCCATTCGCCAAAGCGTCAGGCGTGGTTTGAGCGGATTTATGATTTGTGTGAATTAGCGCTTTCAATGGGATTTTTACCGCATACAAATGCGGGGCCACTGAGTTTTGAAGAAATGCAAAAGCTCAAGCGTGTGAATGTTTCGATGGGGCTGATGTTGGAACAGCTAACGCCAACATTGTTAAATAGTGTACATCGGCACGCACCGAGTAAATTACCCGAAGTTCGTTTACAACAATTGCAATGGGCGGGAGAATTGCAGATTCCCTTTACAACTGGGTTACTGTTGGGAATTGGGGAAACTGTAGATGATTGGTGGGAAACATTGACAGCTATATCTGAACTGCATCAACGTTATCATCACATTCAAGAAGTCATCCTGCAACCTCATAGTCCTGGACATCAGCAAACTTTTGATGCACCACCTTTTGATCCTCATGAATTACCAGAAGTAATTGCTAAAGCACGTCAGATTTTACCGCCAGATATTACTATTCAAATTCCGCCGAATTTAGTTAAAGATGACTGCTGGTTACTCGCTTGTATCGAAGCTGGTGCGCGAGATTTGGGCGGAATTGGCCCAAAAGATGAAGTAAATCCCGATTATCCTCATGTTCAGGAACAAGCATTAAGAGAAATTTTACAACCTGCGGGGTGGGAATTGGTGGCGCGATCGCCAGTTTATCCGCAATTTGATAGTTGGTTGTCGGGGGAGTTACAAACAGCAGTGAAACGCTGGCAAAAAACTTTAACTCCGGCTTTTCTTGTGTAA
- the crtW gene encoding beta-carotene ketolase CrtW — protein sequence MIQLEQPPSHHIKLPPVVKSKSEFKGLFIAIIVVSVWVISLSILLSLDISELKFWMLLPVILWQTFLYTGLFITSHDAMHGVVFPQNPKINHFIGRLTLSLYGLLPYQKLLKKHWLHHHNPASKIDPDFHNGKHQNFFAWYFHFMKGYWSWGQIIALIIIYNFAKYILHIPSDNLTYFWVLPSLLSSLQLFYFGTFLPHSEPIGGYVQPHRARTISRPIWWSFITCYHFGYHEEHHEYPNVCWWQLPEIYKAK from the coding sequence GTGATCCAGTTAGAACAACCACCAAGTCATCATATAAAACTGCCTCCAGTAGTAAAAAGTAAATCTGAGTTTAAGGGGCTTTTCATTGCTATTATCGTTGTTAGCGTGTGGGTTATTAGCCTGAGTATATTACTTTCCCTTGACATTTCCGAGCTAAAATTTTGGATGTTATTGCCTGTTATACTTTGGCAGACATTTTTATATACGGGATTATTTATTACATCTCATGATGCCATGCATGGGGTAGTATTTCCCCAGAATCCCAAGATTAATCATTTTATTGGAAGATTGACCTTATCTCTTTATGGTCTTTTACCATATCAAAAACTACTGAAAAAACATTGGTTGCATCACCATAATCCAGCAAGCAAAATAGACCCAGATTTTCATAATGGTAAACACCAAAATTTCTTTGCTTGGTATTTTCATTTTATGAAAGGTTACTGGAGTTGGGGACAAATAATTGCGTTGATTATTATTTATAACTTTGCTAAGTACATACTCCATATACCAAGTGATAATCTAACTTACTTTTGGGTGCTACCCTCGCTTTTGAGTTCATTACAACTGTTCTATTTCGGGACTTTTTTACCCCATAGTGAACCAATAGGGGGTTATGTTCAACCTCATCGTGCCCGAACAATTAGCCGTCCTATTTGGTGGTCATTTATCACGTGCTATCATTTCGGCTACCACGAGGAACATCACGAATATCCCAATGTTTGTTGGTGGCAGTTACCAGAAATTTACAAAGCAAAATAG
- a CDS encoding tellurite resistance TerB family protein, translating into MTKYDKVFNSPKTSEESLSPEEAVAAIATVTAIVDSVIEDVDAESLAGILWEFEVFEEYSEDEITEIVDRLISIAEEEGIGPLFNAAKVSLSDELVLDGFAAGVIVLLDDELAIPKSKQAYLKKLQAALDLEDEEAEEIIKEVIAAFQEAEDEEYADDEDETVVIEDFSEQTYQSPLGNFTVPIPVDPQQGGRIQSQEGVVGFSDDIGTLLRIDYYPFPLEQLEELESVGQEEYLQTILVDKYIPQAIFANVPDASVEYTEYLENTLRGAYYVLIDMPKGSTISKQENNGTAIRLDAYRGLLSFISGEFLYIVSSQHSFINGETPDSVEEEAEDIKESILEFVDTIEFT; encoded by the coding sequence ATGACTAAATATGACAAGGTTTTTAATTCACCAAAGACATCAGAGGAATCGCTAAGTCCAGAGGAAGCAGTAGCGGCGATCGCAACTGTGACTGCGATCGTGGATTCAGTGATTGAAGATGTAGATGCAGAAAGTTTAGCGGGTATCCTCTGGGAATTTGAGGTTTTCGAGGAATACTCAGAAGATGAAATCACCGAAATAGTTGATAGACTCATCTCCATTGCCGAAGAAGAGGGAATTGGACCCCTGTTTAATGCCGCGAAAGTATCTCTTTCAGATGAATTAGTGCTGGATGGTTTTGCTGCTGGGGTGATAGTACTTTTAGACGATGAACTCGCCATCCCGAAATCGAAACAAGCCTACCTCAAAAAGCTACAAGCAGCTTTAGACTTGGAGGATGAAGAAGCAGAGGAAATTATCAAGGAGGTAATCGCAGCCTTTCAAGAAGCAGAAGATGAAGAATATGCAGACGATGAAGATGAGACAGTAGTCATCGAAGATTTTAGCGAACAGACATATCAATCCCCATTAGGCAATTTTACCGTGCCGATTCCTGTTGATCCGCAACAGGGCGGGAGAATTCAGAGTCAGGAAGGAGTAGTTGGCTTTTCTGATGACATCGGTACTCTGCTGAGAATCGATTATTATCCTTTTCCTCTGGAACAGTTAGAAGAACTGGAATCTGTTGGACAAGAAGAATATTTACAAACAATTTTAGTAGACAAGTATATACCCCAAGCGATTTTCGCCAATGTACCAGACGCTTCTGTGGAGTATACCGAGTATCTGGAAAATACTTTGCGAGGCGCTTACTATGTATTAATTGATATGCCCAAAGGTTCCACCATTTCTAAGCAAGAAAATAATGGAACTGCGATCAGATTAGATGCGTACCGGGGACTGCTCTCCTTTATTAGTGGTGAATTTTTGTATATAGTTAGTAGTCAGCACAGCTTTATTAACGGCGAAACTCCCGATTCCGTTGAAGAAGAAGCTGAAGACATCAAGGAAAGTATTTTAGAGTTTGTTGATACTATAGAATTCACTTAG
- a CDS encoding DUF29 domain-containing protein, with protein sequence MSKATLYNQDFLVWTQQQAECLKKGRWAELDVEHLVEELEALGRSEQKELGSYLQLLLMHLLKCQYQPERKTKSWVNTISNSRNQIQDCLEDTPSLQRFLEDWEWIQKYYRRARRDAANETQKPIETFPLECPFTVEQVLNTDFL encoded by the coding sequence ATGAGTAAAGCAACACTCTATAATCAAGACTTTCTAGTGTGGACGCAGCAACAAGCTGAGTGCCTGAAGAAAGGACGCTGGGCTGAGTTAGACGTTGAACATTTGGTAGAGGAACTAGAGGCTTTGGGTCGGAGTGAACAAAAGGAACTTGGAAGTTATTTGCAGCTACTTTTAATGCACTTACTCAAATGCCAATATCAACCAGAGCGAAAAACCAAAAGTTGGGTTAATACAATCTCTAACAGCCGAAACCAAATTCAAGATTGTTTGGAAGATACTCCCAGTTTGCAGCGCTTTCTTGAGGATTGGGAGTGGATACAGAAATATTATCGACGCGCTCGTAGAGATGCAGCAAATGAAACTCAAAAACCAATAGAAACTTTTCCCCTTGAGTGTCCTTTTACTGTGGAACAAGTTCTTAATACTGACTTCCTCTGA
- a CDS encoding alpha-amylase family glycosyl hydrolase → MVQTPPSQFSPDQYKVDSAQEKVQAIIETPPSDTEIDLEFLYTRDIEFRQETIYFLVVDRFYDGDPDNSEGANSELHDPTRQDWGKYWGGDLQGVIDKLDYLKNMGVTALWLTPLFEQVEELFVGNAALHGYWTKDFKRLNPRYIADGENPSLNATQEEKNTTFDRLVTELHKRNMKLVLDIVCNHSSPDTSGSKGELYDDGVKIADFNDDVNNWYHHYGEVQNWEDDWQVQNCELSGLATFNENNTEYREYIKSAIKQWLDRGVDALRVDTVKHMPIWFWQEFTGDMTNHKPDVFIFGEWIYSNPTDDRSVEFVNHSGMTLLDFGLCVAIRAALGQGSEMGFETIQYIFDQDYRYNGATELVTFIDNHDMSRFQSLNPDPAMLKVAIALIMTCRGIPCIYYGTEQYLHDDTDGGNDPYNRPMMENWDTETEVYRCIRLLSGLRRLNPAVSMGSHWQKYLTPDVYCYVRRYRDSVCFVALNRGGEVTLPEVETELPDGEHTCIVTRNKYEVKDGKIYNLVLEERGVLVFSHVGERIKAQTIVRVQLTGVDTQPGEIIVVTGDCPELGNWDISKAYPLEYINPNTWSAEIPFDESTGKLIAYKYAMWREGRSPLRENLVNRRWVIAKEGTVKWRDSWASGRES, encoded by the coding sequence ATGGTACAAACCCCTCCATCTCAGTTTTCACCAGATCAATATAAAGTTGATTCTGCACAAGAAAAAGTACAAGCTATTATAGAAACACCACCATCAGATACTGAGATTGATTTAGAGTTTCTTTACACTAGAGATATTGAATTTCGTCAGGAAACCATTTACTTTCTTGTGGTTGATCGCTTTTATGATGGCGATCCAGACAACAGCGAAGGTGCAAACTCAGAACTGCATGATCCAACTAGACAAGATTGGGGTAAATACTGGGGTGGCGACTTGCAAGGTGTCATCGATAAATTAGATTATCTCAAAAACATGGGAGTGACAGCCCTTTGGTTAACTCCACTGTTTGAGCAGGTTGAAGAGTTATTTGTTGGAAATGCAGCGCTACATGGCTATTGGACAAAAGACTTTAAGCGGCTAAATCCTCGCTACATTGCTGATGGAGAAAATCCTTCTTTAAACGCTACGCAAGAAGAAAAAAATACGACCTTTGATCGGCTAGTTACAGAACTGCACAAGCGGAATATGAAGCTGGTGCTAGATATTGTCTGCAACCATAGCAGCCCTGACACTAGCGGTAGTAAAGGTGAATTGTATGATGATGGCGTGAAAATTGCTGATTTCAATGATGATGTCAATAATTGGTATCACCACTATGGCGAAGTGCAAAACTGGGAAGACGATTGGCAAGTACAGAACTGTGAACTATCTGGTCTAGCAACCTTCAATGAGAATAATACTGAATATCGTGAGTATATCAAATCAGCCATTAAACAATGGCTAGACCGTGGTGTAGATGCACTGCGGGTGGATACTGTCAAGCACATGCCTATCTGGTTTTGGCAAGAATTCACTGGTGATATGACCAATCACAAACCAGATGTATTCATTTTTGGCGAATGGATTTACAGTAATCCTACTGACGATCGCTCGGTGGAATTTGTTAACCACTCAGGCATGACACTCCTAGACTTTGGCTTGTGTGTGGCAATTCGAGCCGCATTAGGGCAAGGTTCAGAAATGGGATTCGAGACAATTCAATACATTTTTGACCAAGATTATCGCTACAACGGGGCTACAGAGTTAGTTACCTTCATCGATAATCATGATATGTCCCGCTTCCAATCGCTGAACCCTGATCCAGCGATGTTGAAAGTTGCGATCGCCTTAATTATGACCTGTCGCGGTATTCCCTGCATCTATTACGGTACAGAACAATATCTGCATGACGACACCGATGGCGGTAACGATCCCTATAACCGCCCGATGATGGAAAATTGGGATACTGAGACTGAAGTTTATCGTTGCATTAGGCTGCTGTCTGGCTTACGGCGACTGAATCCAGCCGTATCAATGGGTAGCCACTGGCAAAAATACTTAACACCAGATGTTTACTGTTATGTACGCCGCTATCGTGACTCTGTGTGTTTTGTCGCTTTAAACCGGGGAGGAGAAGTTACTCTACCAGAAGTAGAAACAGAATTGCCTGATGGCGAACATACTTGCATAGTGACTCGCAATAAGTATGAGGTAAAAGACGGCAAGATTTATAACTTGGTATTAGAAGAACGGGGAGTGCTTGTTTTCAGCCACGTTGGGGAACGGATCAAAGCACAGACAATTGTCCGTGTTCAACTCACTGGCGTGGATACCCAACCCGGTGAAATCATTGTGGTGACAGGAGATTGCCCAGAGTTGGGCAACTGGGATATCAGTAAAGCATATCCTTTAGAGTATATCAACCCGAATACTTGGTCTGCTGAAATTCCCTTTGATGAGAGTACTGGTAAGCTGATTGCTTATAAATATGCCATGTGGCGGGAAGGGCGATCGCCTCTGCGCGAAAATTTGGTAAATCGTCGCTGGGTGATTGCGAAAGAAGGTACTGTAAAATGGCGTGACAGCTGGGCGTCGGGAAGAGAATCGTAG
- a CDS encoding SemiSWEET transporter: protein MDFITVLGLAAATITTISFLPQMFKTWQTKSAKDVSFVTLVTFITGVFLWLIYGIYLQSLPIIFANAVTLVFNLIILWLKIKYR, encoded by the coding sequence ATGGATTTTATAACAGTTTTAGGATTAGCAGCCGCCACAATAACCACAATTTCTTTTCTGCCACAGATGTTTAAAACTTGGCAAACAAAATCAGCAAAAGATGTTTCTTTCGTGACGCTAGTTACATTCATAACTGGTGTTTTTTTGTGGTTAATTTATGGAATTTATTTACAATCGTTACCGATTATTTTTGCTAACGCCGTGACATTGGTTTTTAACTTAATTATTCTATGGCTTAAAATTAAATATAGATAA
- a CDS encoding carbonic anhydrase, giving the protein MKKLIKGLREFKSSYFSANEELFEQLSHGQKPRVLFITCSDSRIDPNLITQAGLGELFVIRNAGNIIPPFGATNGGEGATIEYAIQALDIQQIIVCGHSHCGAMKGLMKLDSLRVEMPLVHDWLKYAEATRRLVKDNYSHYEGEELLEVIIAENVLTQIENLRTYPVIHSKLHQGQLSIYAWIYQIETGEILAYDPEKHAYVLPQNQLLPSEIDETLVSSPLASNVEIHFTKTQQRAFQSSQESPISTHEWFPMTVLSPEQMERIYRGSTRK; this is encoded by the coding sequence ATGAAAAAATTGATTAAAGGTTTGCGCGAATTCAAAAGCAGTTATTTTTCCGCCAATGAAGAACTGTTTGAACAACTTTCTCATGGTCAAAAGCCCAGAGTACTATTTATTACTTGTTCTGATTCGCGTATCGATCCAAACCTAATTACACAAGCTGGGTTAGGTGAATTGTTTGTTATCCGCAATGCAGGTAACATTATTCCACCATTTGGTGCAACTAATGGCGGTGAAGGGGCAACAATTGAATATGCGATTCAGGCATTAGATATTCAACAAATTATTGTCTGTGGTCACTCGCATTGTGGTGCTATGAAAGGGTTAATGAAGTTAGACAGCTTGCGGGTAGAAATGCCGCTTGTACATGACTGGCTTAAGTATGCAGAGGCAACCCGACGACTGGTGAAAGACAATTATAGCCACTACGAAGGAGAAGAACTCTTAGAAGTAATTATTGCTGAGAATGTACTCACCCAAATCGAAAATTTACGGACTTATCCGGTGATTCACTCTAAGCTCCATCAAGGGCAACTTAGTATTTATGCTTGGATTTATCAAATCGAGACAGGAGAAATATTGGCATACGATCCAGAAAAGCACGCCTATGTCTTGCCTCAAAATCAGCTTCTCCCATCGGAGATAGATGAGACGTTAGTTAGCTCACCTTTAGCTAGCAATGTGGAGATACATTTCACTAAAACTCAACAACGGGCATTTCAATCGTCCCAGGAATCCCCTATTTCCACACATGAATGGTTTCCAATGACAGTGCTTTCTCCAGAGCAAATGGAGCGAATTTATCGAGGCTCAACAAGAAAGTAA
- a CDS encoding SRPBCC family protein yields MLHFKHSSVINASPEVVWKFHERADILQLLNPPWQPVQVVRREGGLNVGAITEFRLFLGPLPLTWLARHTECEKYRLFTDEQISGPFESWIHRHEFEPEAGKTRLTDAISFSMPGGGTVEFVSGWLVQVQLEAMFRYRHYVTKRECESQ; encoded by the coding sequence ATGCTGCACTTTAAACATTCCTCAGTAATTAATGCGTCGCCAGAAGTAGTTTGGAAATTTCACGAAAGGGCAGATATTTTGCAACTGCTGAATCCACCTTGGCAGCCAGTTCAAGTGGTTCGTCGTGAGGGGGGGCTGAACGTGGGCGCTATCACAGAATTTCGCCTGTTTCTCGGCCCATTACCCTTAACTTGGTTAGCGCGTCATACTGAATGTGAAAAATATCGTCTGTTTACCGATGAACAGATATCTGGCCCCTTTGAATCTTGGATACATCGACATGAATTTGAACCGGAAGCTGGCAAAACTAGGCTGACTGATGCCATCTCTTTCTCTATGCCTGGCGGAGGAACAGTTGAATTTGTCAGTGGTTGGTTAGTGCAAGTGCAACTAGAAGCTATGTTTCGCTATCGCCACTATGTAACGAAACGAGAATGTGAATCACAATAG